In the Lagenorhynchus albirostris chromosome 16, mLagAlb1.1, whole genome shotgun sequence genome, tctcccattccataggttgtttttttgttttgtttatggtttcctttgctgtgtaaaagcttgtaaatttgattaggtcccatttgtttatttttgtttttatttctattgctttgggagactgacctaaggaaaaaaatggtacgatttatatcagagaatgttttgcctgtgtcgttttctagaagttttatggtgtgATGTCTTGTATTTGAGtcttttaagtcattttgagtttatttttgtgtggtgTGAGAGTGTGTTCTAACTTTATTACATGCatctgtccaactttcccaacactacttgctgaagagactgtctttttcccgttgtatgttcttgcttcctttgttgaagattaattgcccataggtgtgtgggtttatttctggactttctgtctgttccattgatccatatgtctgtttttgtgccaataccatgctgttttgattagtgtAGTAATTGTCTGAAGTTTGGGAAGGTTAGACctcctgctttattctttttcctcaggattgctttggcaatcctgggtcttttatggttccatgtaaattttaggattatttgttttagttctgtgaaaaatgtcatgggtaatttgatagggattgtgttaaatctgtagattgctttgggtagtgtggccattttaacaatattaattctttccaatccaagagcatgggatatcttcccatttctttgaatcatcttcaatttcctttattaatgttttatatgaACATGTTATTTAAATTCTTCATATAGAGTTAGAAGAAGAATCTCCAATTATAAACTGGTCCTTGGAATTGGCTACACGTTTGGACAGTCGACTGTATGCACTTTGGAACCGGACTGCAGGAGACTGCTTACTTGATTCAGTACTACAAGCTACCTGGGGCATTTATGACAAGGACTCGGTGCTTCGGAAAGCCCTGCATGACAGCCTACATGACTGTTCACATTGGTGAGCTGACATCCTTCCCTTTTTGAATCCAGGAGTGCACTGGCTGAATCATTTCCTTACAGTGGTGGGATACTTTTTGTCTGTTATATTTTCTGTGGAAGCTAGGGGGAAAAACCTTTGGTTTTTCGGCACTGAGACACTTTGAACATCTCAGtggtttttatatctttttgctaagctttaaaatagaaacattGGAAGCTGTAGGAGTGTCTTAAATATAGAAAGGTCTTTGCTCATCTTTTAGTTTTCTGGTTTcacctgtttatttatttttagtgtggctagtggaaaattttaaactacacGTACGCTGTATTTCGTGTCTTGGTCAGCTCCGGTGCTCATATTTTAAAGTAGCTTTGATTTCGTATTTCTGTTCAACTTTAAGAGATTATATTGATTGTGTATTACGAGTTTTTCTTCCTGAGACAGGTAGTCTTAAGACCatgttttattttgcaaattttcaaatccacagaaaagttaaaaaaaaaaaaatcagtgcaagGGATCCCAACATCTCCTTCATTGGATTGGCCAGTTgttaattgttaacattttgccacaggTGCTCCATCTCTGTGTACCTAAACACTCCCCTTTGCCAGTTAGTTGTAGGCATCCTGGTGCTTTACCCTTCAGTATTTCAGCATGCATCTTTTAAGAACAAGGATATTCTCCTACCCAACCACATCCTCATTACCACATCTAAGAAAATCAACATTGACTCAGTTATCTAGCATACAGTCCAAATCACACTTTCAGCTTGTCTcaaaaatatcctttttttaaaaaacatcccaTAGTCAATCAAGTATATGACTAGTCTTGAACTGTAAATTCAGATGGTAACCTGATTGGATAGCTAAAGAAAGAATGTGTCATTCAGAACTGATGGTTTAGACATTCAGCCCTTGTCCAGGGGAGAGGACTTTGTGCCTTTTAGTGGAGGGTGATTGCTCTGGATTGATCTGGTAGTGTGGGCAATACCATTCCTTTTGTGATGCGGATTCATCAGGCCTGGTGAGCCTGATGTCATTAAATGTTCAGTCTGTCTGACCTCTAGATTGGATTACGTGCTCATCAAACAGCAAACACCCTAATGATGAGTTGGCTGTTTGTGTGGGCCTGCCCTCACCGAGGGGATGAGTCGTTTTGGATATTGTGGTTTTACAGGTTTGCCTTGTAGGTTTAGTTAATGTGACTCTGCCCTTAGAAAGATAGATCTGTCCTCTGGGTGTGGATGAGGTCTAGCTGCTCAGCCTGGAAACTAGATCTGGACCTTGGTAAGTCTACCATTTTATAAGTCCTTTTTAAAAGGCAGCTCTAGCCTTTCCTCTGACAGTAATATTCTGACCCTGTTGTAAGGTTGAAAGTGTACTGTAAATTTCAGCAGGTGATATCTACTTTTCCTAGCTGTGagggctttaaaaagaaaaagacattggtGGCTATTAATAGTTTGGGAACTTTATGCTACCCGTTTCTCAAAGCTGGCAGTAGGTAATCTTCTGGATTGGAGTTGTCACTTATATTTGTATTAGGACTGAAATTCTAGTTTTGAGTCATTTGAAGTCTCAAAAGTCTAATGTGAAagtagggggaaaaagaaaaagattgccaTAATCTGAGGTGGAAAATGGGCTAGATGGCTATTGAGAGTGAGAAGGACCTAGGTTGTATGAGTGCAGCCACTGGTAAGTGCTGTTGTGGCAGGTCGTTTGGTAATGGAGGCCTTGGTTCTAAAAGGATGCTTCGCTGGCGTATGAACAGGCTTTCTACAATAAAGAGTGCCTTGGTGCCACCTCCTCCAGTCCCTGCCATACAGGGTCTTCACCTGATGTTTTACAGTTAAGGCATAGGAAGCTGCAAGGATTGTAGTGATCACATAGACATCCCTTTCACTATCTTGGGGTGGAGAGGGGATGAAGATTATCAAATGAGGAGAGAGGAAGCATTGTTGCCGTAGATTCAAGGCATCAGTGATGTGGGTCAAATATATTAGCCTTACTGAATAATGATTAAATTGTTGACTATTTTGAGTTGTGACAAGTTTGTTGACTGGGCTCTTATATGACTATTAGAAGGTAGAATGAGAGGGCCCTGTCCTAGGTCAGGAGAGGAGCAGCCAGTATATCACTTGTgcagtctcctttttttttttttttttttgcgttatgtgggcctctcactgtcgtggcctctctcgttgtggagcacaggctccggacatgctggctcagcggccatggcttatgggcctagccgctctgcggcatgtgggatcttcctggaccagggcacgaacccgtgtcccctgcaacggcaggtggactctcaaccactgcgccaccagggaagcccgcagtcTCCTTTTAAATCAGCTTTTTGCTAGGGTTTCCTTTGCTCATAATCCAAGTCAGGTGGGATGAGACtttttttaagtcataaaatATCTAAATGAGAACTGagaaagtaattttcttttatttaaacccTTCCTCCTATCACTTAAAGATAGGACATTTTTTTTGTGGTGGTAGCCGTGCTCTTCTGTTGGGTGCCTATGATTTTATCCGGCTCAAGTGCTCAAGATGGAATATTGTACTTGCCTTTGATTGACATGTCAATCCAAATAGAGAGCCAAATGGGAGTAATTAATATAAATAGGgggaaaaatcagtgaaaaatcAGTTCTTTTAGAAGTATCAGCTTTGGATAACTTATTGTTGTGCCTCTCTGTATACATTTTTAGACCTTAATTGGTTGAGAGCAGTTTTAGTTCACAGCACAATGGAAAGGAAGGCACCGTTGTTTGCCATGTCCCCCCACGCATAACTGCCCATTACAAACATCCCCCACAAAGTGGTATGTTTGTGACAAGTGATGAACCGACACTGACAATATTCTTATCACCGAAAGTCCATAGCTCACATTAGGGTTCATCTTAGTATACATTCTGCAattttggacaaatgtgtaatgacatgtgtCCACCATTATATAGATAGTATTGAACAGAGGATTACAATTATAGTATCAGAGAGAGTATTTTCAATGCCccaaaatcctctgtgctctgccactGCATCCTTTCCTCCTGCCTAACTCTGGCAGCCACtggtctttttactgtctctgttgtttttgccttttccacacTGTCATGTGGTTGGAGTCATATAATATGTAGCCATTTCAGATCAGCTGCTTTCACTTCGTAATGTGCATTTAGGGTTCCTCTGTTTTTTCATGGCTTACATAGCTCATTTCTTTGTAATGCTGAAAAGTACTTCATTGTCTGGATGAATTTTATCCATTCTGAACGACACTTTGCTtgcaagttttggcagttatgaataaagctgctgtgaacttCCATATGCAGGGTTTTGTGTGTTCATagattttcagttcctttgggtaaaCACCAAAGTTCATAATAGCTGGATTATCTAATAAGAGTatgtgtttagttttgtgagaaactgcCAATCAATCTTCCAAGGTAGCAGTACTGTtatgcattcccaccagcaatgaatgagaattcctgttgctccatatccttgccagcatttgatgttgtcagcaTTATTACATTTAGATCATTgacattcaaagtgattattgatatagttggattcatAACTTCCATGTttgtaactgttttctatttgttgccctgttctttgttcctgtttttgtctttcactctttttctttcggtttttttttttttttgcggtacttgggcttctcactgttgtggcctgtcctgttgcggagcacagactcagcggccatggctcacgggcccagccgctctgcggcatgtgggatcctcccggacccggggcacgaacccgtgtcccctgcatcggcaggtggactttcaaccactgcgccaccagggaagcccctgtctttcATGTTTTTAGTTGAgcattttatgattctattttctctactttcttagcatatcagttatacttatttttttaacttttattagtggttgccctagagtttgcagtatatttttacaaataatccAAGTCCGCTTTCAAGTAAAACTGTACCACTTCATGGGTTGTGTCATTACctcataataacaaaataatcctaattcctccTTTCTGTCCCTTGTATCTttattgtcattcatttcacttatatgtaagCATACATAAGCGCATACCTGCACACACGCTCGCACGTtcatacacacactatatatatatacataagtatgcataatcaaatattattttgaataaactattatctgttagatcaattaagaataaaaataaaagttttaattttatcttcaatttatttcttaatgctcttcctttttttatgtaGATCAAAATTTTTGATCtatgttattttccttctttctaaaaaacttcttttaacatttcttgtgaaCTGGGTCtctggcaacaaattccctccatttttgtttgtttgagaaagACTTTATTGCTTTTTTACTTTTGAAGGATCATTTCacaggatatagaattctaggttggtgttttttttgtctcaacttttaaaatatttcacttcattctcttcttgcttgcatggtttctgagaagtCGGATATAATTCTTATCTTTTGTTTCTGCATAGGCaggtgttttttgggtttttaaaaataaatttatttatttatttacttttggctgcgttgctgtgtgtgggctttctctagttgtggcgagcgggagctactcttcattgcattgtgcaggtttctcattgcagtggcttttcttttgTGGAGCACgaactctaggcacacgggcttcagtagttgtagcacacgggctcagtggttctgactcatgggctctagagcttaggctcagtagttgtggcgcacaggcttagttgctctgtggcatgtgggatcttcctggatcagggcttgaacctgtgttccctgcattgccaggaagattcttaaccactgcaccaccagggaagtcccaggtaggtgttttttatattctgtcttctttcaggacctttttctttaattttctgttgtttgaatatgatatgcctaggtgtagtttttctggcatttttccttcttggtgttctctgagcttcctggatctgtggtatggtgtctgacattaatttggtgAGATTCTCAgtcattgtttcaaatatttcttccgttactttcttttttctccctctattaTTGACATTCGTATGTTataccttttgtagttgtcccatgGTTATttgaaattcactttttttttctatgtgtgtTATATTTGCTTTTTAGATTTGGAGGTTTGTATTGATGTATCTTCATGAGGTTCTTTGCTTAGCTGTATCCAGTCCACTATAAGCCTATCAAAAatgttcttcatttctgttggcgtttttgatctctagcatttcaTTTTGgctctttcttaggatttccatctctcttcttacattgcccatctgttcttgcatgctctCTTTTTCCATTAGATCCCTTAGCATACTTATTATAgttgtttacagtttttaaatttaaaattttaaagttttattcctGTGTTTTCACTTAGGAATTccatagttttagcttttacatttaaagtctgtgacccattttgagctaatttttattGAAGGTGTGAGGTAAAGATCTAAAATCATCTGTTTTgcatggatatccagttgtcccagtactgtttatttttttttcccattcaaatGCCTTGGTACTTCTGTCAAAAAGTattttaccttaaaagtaaaagtttatttctggactctcagttttTTCCTGTTGATatgtatgtctgtccttatgctgACATTAGaagtaaaagtaaaagtaaaagtttatttctggactctcagttttTTCCTGTTGATatgtatgtctgtccttatgctgACATTAGACTTTCTTGATGATTGTAGCTTTGTGGTAGGTTTTGAAATCTGGAGTataagtcttccaactttgtactacttctttcaagattctttttgctattctgaattctttggaTTTCTAGATAAATTTTAGGTTCTAGCTTCTGCAGAAAAGTCCTCtgagattttgatagagattgcactgaatgtgGAATTCATCCATGAATgtggaattgatttttttaaaaataaatttatttatttttggctgcattggttctttgttgctgctcgtggacattctctagttgtggcgagcgggggctacgggcttcattagttgtggcacgcgggctctagagcacaggctcagtagttgtggtgcatgggcttagttgctctgtggcatgtgggatcttcctggatcagggctcaaacccgtgtctcctgcattggcaggcagattcttaaccactgcgccaccagggaagccccgaagtgACTTCTCAGTGTTAAAGCCAAACTTGCTGTCCCGCTTGGCCTCGTAttcctggatttggtttgcttgtCTGTTCTCAGTGAGCCAGGTAGCTTGAGTGTTTAGGTCTTTGTGTGGTGGGTGTGATTATTTGaacatgcttatttttaaaatatattttgaacagCCCTTCTCTGCAGTCTTCTTGAGTTTTGAGTGAAGTCATCATCTGATTTCTGGCACATGTAGGTGTCTCATTCAATAAAACGATCCTAGGCGGCAACCAAGAAATTTCTTAACTGCAGCAACTTTCTGTGTTTCATGATATTTTTCCTCGAATTTATTAAAACAATGTATTTTGTCATTGGTGcattgaaatatatttctgtgtatcttaggtattttaaaagaggaatatccatattttatttttaaacatttggcaTTGAAACTTACATTCctgatttaaaaagagaaaacctaTGGTTCTCTGGCatagaaaagttttttttctaatCAAACAAGAGTTAAGCCTCcgtaacattcttttttaaatctaaaatatattaatttactttTCACGGAGCCCTGCATTAAGTTACTCTAAAGAAACGTGTGACACTAAGACATTTAATACCTTAACAtttcaacaacagcaaaagaatGTTTTCTGATCTTTTGATTCTTTTACCTAGAATTCAAATACATAAAAGTATTGGGGATTTCTGATAGTTCACTACATGTGAGAGGAATGTAATGTTACAAACAGGTTAAATGTCTTCAGAGGTCTTTGCTGGTTTGTTTTGTAAGACAGTGGATCACAGTTTTGAGCATAATTATATCCGGCTTTATTTGTATACTTgatctaaagaaaaagaatgttttgcTTTTAGTAATTCAGTCTACCAGTGGCCTAGTTTGAATTTTAGTCTTCATAATTTATTAGGCCGAAGTATTTAAACAGGTATTAAGCATGAAGAAGGGATTGTTCTTGTAGTTACagtgattttttatttcaattgtcATGTgataatcaaataattttatttaatgaatgaaatcTCAAGGAAGTGATTTTGATATTCTTATAAACACATGGGCTATTTCTAGTCTGTGACCAAGTAGTGGATAACTATTCATTAATGGAGAAATGTAGTGTCTTTGATTTTTATCCAACCTCTCAGATGATTTTgagtgtttttagtttttattcgTAAACCAATAGTAGACAATTGAAATCAACCGTTCTCATCACTAGTGTTCGTAGTTTTGATGAAAATTTGGTGGGTGGTGAATCAGATTATGTCTGAGGATATGTTAAAAGATGTCTGCTAGCAGAAAGGAGgcatttttaattggaaaaatataCTGCAAGCcaggtaaaattaattattaatctcTGCATTTGAATTGCTTAAAGACTACATTAAATAAATGATCGGAACATTAAATGAATTGTTTATAGAAAGGCTTCTGTTTTACTCTGTTGCTTTTAGGTTTTATACACGTTGGAAAGATTGGGAGTCCTGGTATTCTCAGAGCTTTGGTTTACATTTTTCCTTGAGAGAAGAACAGTGGCAAGAAGACTGGGCATTTATACTCTCTCTTGCTAGTCAGGTAAGAATGCTTCAGGGCATGTTGCTCctatgagaaaagtgaggcagcTGGTCTAAATGCCTTGGTTTACACTAAGACCATGTTGGAGGCAGTGTGGCATGAAGGGAAGAGCGCTTGACTTGACAGCAGGTGACTTGGGTTCTAGTGACTGCTGTTTATCAGCTCTGGGACCATAGGCAAGTCCTCGCTGCAGCACAGGGAGGGCAACATGTTTCTTATATTAAGTGATTAAAAAACTGTCCAAATAAAAGTTGTACTTGGTGATTCTAAcctcttaaatatttcctcagaTTACTCTTCAGTTATATTGTCCTCTCAGGTGACtttttgggattgacatatacacgctattatatataaaatagatagctaataaggacctactgtgtagcacagggaactctactcaatactctgtaatgacctatatgggaaaagaatctaaaaaagagtggatataggtatatgtataacaattctcattgctgtacagcagaaactaacacaacattgtaaatcaactatactccaataaaaattttaaaaaataataaattaaaaattttaagaagtggTGGCTTTATGCCTGTTTTACCTACCTACGGGTTAGCTCCCATTCTGTGTCCGAGGGGACACTTCCCCAAGATCTCTGTGCTAGTGGTGGGTGCTGATGCTGAGCTGCCAGGCCCCTGAGGATCAAGTTGTGATCTTCACAAGGCTCCCCAGGTGAGGAGCCTCCGTCCACGTGACGTAGGCCAAGGAGAAGGTGCCGTGGACAGGAATGATTAACTAACTTGGGAATGAACTTTTATAGATGTATTGTATAGGGCTGTCCCTCACACTCAtgctagttttattttatgaagcATATTAATATACTTAACTATAAACTTCAAATATATGCACAACAAACCACTTCTTTTCTTTGCAGAAAGCATCATAATTCATTAGTACCCTCTGAGGGAAGTACCTTCTGTCTTTGGGTCATTTGGGCAGGGTTCACAGTGACTGTTTTACATCTGAGACATGTACCTCCTGTAAAGGTGCTGTCAGAATCATTATGGGGGGAAGGGAGACctgttgcatattcttgcctTAGGTGATGCAGCCATTTGCAGCCATTTATGTTTGTGTGAAATAACGAAGTTCTTTTTACTTCGGGTGGACCTTGTTGTAGGTAGTACTTTCACAAGTAACTTAACCAGAAGGCAGTTATATAAATCAAGCTTCCTTTGCTGTCTGAATCTCTTGTTTCTGAAATCAGTATTTAACAAATCTGTTCAGTTCTTGAGTTTGGATAATGAAGGATACCTGTACATAAACTTTGCAGATTTCTTTTATTGGACTTTGCTATTTGAGGAATCAAACTCTATAGTTGGACAGTAGtattactatattttttaaatgaattgagGTAGTGTAATAATGAAGGAGGGTAGCATTGTGTTATACACATCAGTTTTCCGGGGtggtaataaatgttttaaagagaatttgctttcttttattttgttctgtacAGCCTGGAGCAAGTTTGGAACAGACCCACATTTTTGTACTTGCACATATTCTTAGACGACCAATTATAGTTTATGgagtaaaatattataaaagtttcCGGGGAGAAACTTTGGGATATACTCGGTTTCAAGGTAAGCCATTATCATGAGTATTTTGGAGctttcttgtttattattttaatgcacATTGCAGTCACATCCTGAAAATCTCATTGtgactttcttccctctttccaggTGTGTATTTGCCTTTGTTGTGGGAACAGAGTTTTTGTTGGAAAAGTCCGATTGCTCTGGGCTATACAAGGGGCCACTTCTCTGCTTTGGTTGCCATGGAAAATGATGGCTATGGTAACCGAGGTGCTGGTGCTAACCTGAACACCGATGACGATGTCACCATTACATTTCTGCCTCTGGTTGACAGTGAAAGGAAGTTACTCCATGTGCACTTTCTTTCTGCTCAGGAGGTAAGAAGCCTGTTTCTTGTATTAATTACTTAAAGTAGCAGCACTGCACCAGAACCCAGCCTAGTGTGTCTTTCAGGTGTGGTATTATCTGTACTACCACTTACAATTTTGAACTAGGTCGTAGTAATTGTCACTTTCTATAAATCCTGGTCAGACAGACtttgaaatttatcttttcaGAATTGCTGTGTAGGATGTGTTCTGCAGAGATAAAGCAGTGAAGACCAAAGTCCTAGCCCTCAGGTAGTGCTGAGTGCTGAGGAGATAAAAAGATGGGgtgagggggaaagggggggatgaGGGGGCCACCGGGGGCCCAAGGTAAGGCATCACTGAGGAGGTGACGCCTGAATTGAGACCTGAAAGAGGAAGGAGTCTTGCAGAATCTGGGGGAAGAGAGTTGTAGGTAAAGGGAAGTTCAAGCCAGTGTGGTTTGTGGGGATTGGGCAAGCGGGGAGAGACGAGGCTGAGAGGTTAAGGGGTGGCATGGGGTCATCAACGGTCTTTTAAATCTTTGGCTTTATTCTGGGTAAGCTGGGGAGCCAACAGCCAGTTTGCCCAGAAGAGGAATACTGGCAACTCGGTTGAGACTCGATACCTGGGCAGTGGTGGGAACAGGAGCAGGTGGGAGGTCACTGGAGCTGTGGGGGAGCAGGTGGTGCACGCCAGGCAGGGGAGGTGGCGAGAATGTGTAAAAGAGCGCTCCAGCCcaaattcttataaaattattGGTCTTTTATTTCATATACTAGTAATAATTATAAACTTTTTATAACCatgatattaagaaaaaagttcagATAATTTTTGTTCCTTGAGCCTATATACATAACTTTCTGAGTAAACTTACCTTGTTCTGTTTGAAGCTGCAAGGATCAGCTTATTAGATAACATTTGCTTTTTGCTATTATATCAAACAAATTAACTTATTACTAGGCTATTCTTCCCTCTAGGTTTTTCTGTGAATTttcccatagattttttttctatttaaccaCAGGAAACTgggttttaaacataaaattgatGAGAGGTGGAAACCATGTTGAAACACTTCGTTGCTCTGGCCTTTTTCATTAATCATACCAGCTGTAGGTTTCTGTTAAATTTTTCCTGTCAAGTCTGTGATCTGTTGTGttattttccctcttcttcaCATTCCTCTAAAAGCTAGGTAATGAGGAACAGCAAGAAAAGCTGCTCAGGGAGTGGCTGGACTGCTGTGTGACTGAGGGAGGAGTTCTCGTGGCCATGCAGAAGAGCTCCCGGCGGCGAAATCACCCTCTGGTCACGCAAATGGTAGAAAAATGGCTTGACCGCTACCGACAGATCCGGCCTTGTACATCCCTGTCTGATGGGGAGGAAGACGAAGATGATgaagatgaatgaaaataatcaaaGAGCAGAAGAGCAAGGTACCAGCTCTGTAGTGACCTCCACGCTGCTGCGGTGCTCCAGGCAGAGTGCACGGCATGGAATGAAGCAGATCTGGCAGGATCTGCTTGGAAGGGTTTTTCTGATCCACACCCCGTGGAGATGATGCATCTGCTGTGAGGAGACAGAACTTTGGACTACAGTttgtaaaaaatgaattttattaagacagaacttttttcctttcaaattgtAAATCTGTCTATAAATGTAACGCATGTGGTTGTGTAAGAAGTTGTGTAATAGGAAAAGTTGTACCAGCATCTTCATATTATTGAGAAGTTTTTTCCAGCATGGGCACCTCCAAAAGCACATGGCAGATCACTCTTTGTTCCTTTGagataattcttttttaagtAGAACCTGGCATTCTACTTGCATCTTAAAAGATCCGTTTTACATTATATCTCACTAGAGCTCGTTAGAGATTTGGAAACTTTTTGTACAAATTACCCacagcaaaacataaaaacaagcttttatttttattaataatttagttCCTGTTGtgcccaataaaataaaatctttaaggaAGAAACTGTAAGAAAAGTAAGGATTTTTTATTGAGTGAACTTTGCATAGACATCGTTCCCTTGTTTTGGAAAGGGTTTTGGtttctattattttgtctttttaaaagtttctgatAATGCCCCTTTTCAGTGTTtaggtatttatttgtttggaagAGTGCCCTTAAGATGGGGCTTCTTCTACCAGACTCTGGGCAGCAGTCTCTTTGTGAATAGTTATTCGGTGGATGTAAGTGAGGGGAGTGCTGGCGGGGGAGTGCTCGGGGGAGCCGGCCCACTCGTATGTAACTGAATGAATTGTGTGAAATTCGCCCACTTGACTCTGTTGACAATGTTATACTCTCCCAGGTTGCCATGCATAGAGTCTGTGGATTCTTAACTGTCTTTTATCATCAACTCTGCTTTAAGCAAATTGTGTTAGAAAGGCATGCCTTTGCTTGGGCTAATTGGGAATATCAGTTCAGTATAGAATAAAGATTTAAGAACGCAGTAAGGTGGTAAATGCATTGTATAATGAATTTCTCAGTGAGTAGtctgagaatttttgcatgttGGTTAATTGTGGCCATTCTTATTTAAAGTTAAGACTATAATCTTAGGTAGGAAAACTTTCTACAAAAAGTATTATTTGACCACTTCAGGTATACATTCAAAACTGGGTAAAAATTTCAGACCTATCTCAGGAACACAAAAAGACTTAGTGTCCTGGTAAGCACTTTGTAGACTATTGATGTGGCAAGGAATTTGGCAAGaagccctacacacacacacacacactcactcacacttttccttccctttga is a window encoding:
- the ZRANB1 gene encoding ubiquitin thioesterase ZRANB1 isoform X4; the encoded protein is MLAILLTEVSQQAAKCIPAMVCPELTEQIRREIAASLHQRKGDFACYFLTDLVTFTLPADIEDLPPTVQEKLFDEVLDRDVQKELEEESPIINWSLELATRLDSRLYALWNRTAGDCLLDSVLQATWGIYDKDSVLRKALHDSLHDCSHWFYTRWKDWESWYSQSFGLHFSLREEQWQEDWAFILSLASQPGASLEQTHIFVLAHILRRPIIVYGVKYYKSFRGETLGYTRFQGVYLPLLWEQSFCWKSPIALGYTRGHFSALVAMENDGYGNRGAGANLNTDDDVTITFLPLVDSERKLLHVHFLSAQELGNEEQQEKLLREWLDCCVTEGGVLVAMQKSSRRRNHPLVTQMVEKWLDRYRQIRPCTSLSDGEEDEDDEDE